A single genomic interval of Juglans regia cultivar Chandler chromosome 1, Walnut 2.0, whole genome shotgun sequence harbors:
- the LOC108982495 gene encoding golgin candidate 6 isoform X1, producing the protein MDLVSGYKGVVGLVFGNENSASNEDSYVERLLNRISNGKLAEDRRSAMTELQSVVAESPAAQLAFGAMGFPVIMAVLKEERDDVEMVRGALETLVGALTPIEHAKGSKNEVQPALMNTDLLSREADSISLLLSLLSEEDFYVRYYTLQLLTALLTNSTNRLQEAILTIPRGITRLMDMLMDREVIRNEALLLLTYLTREAEEIQKIVVFEGAFEKIFSIIKEEGGSEGGVVVQDSLELLNNLLHNNASNQILLRETMGFDPLLSILKLRGSTYSFTQQKTIILLSALETINLLMVGGPEADPGKYANMLTNKTTLVQKKILDHLLMLSVESQWAPVAVRCMALRCIGDLIAGHPKNIDVLASKVLGDEPQVEPAMNSILRILLRSSSMQEFVAADYVFKNFCEKNADGQTMLASTLIPQPHSMTHDPLEEDVNMSFGSMLLRGLTVSEKDGDLETCCRAASVLSHILKDNIQCKERVLRIELEAPMPSIGASEPLMHRMVKYMVLASSMKSKDGISSTSGNLYVQPIILKLLVTWLAECPSAVHCFLDSRPHLTYLLELVSNSSATVCIRGLAACLLGECVIYNKSIDNGKDAFTVVDTIGQKLGLTSYFMKFDEMQKSFLFTSAKSAQPRKPLTRSTAASMAEIEDVDERNLSDQKDLDHPILSAIFDAQFVNLVKSLEADIRESVVEVYSHPKSKVAVVPAELEQRSGESDGEYIKRLKAFVEKQCSEIQDLLSRNALLAEDLAKTGGGGYSQPEQRASGALDRVQVETLRRDLQEASQRLEMLKAEKANIESEASMYQNLAGKMESDLKSLSDAYNSLEQANFHLEKEVRAMKSGEPSTFSDVEAIRAEAREEAQKESEAELNDLLVCLGQEQSKVDKLSARLLELGEDVDKLLECIGDESGLPEDVDEEED; encoded by the exons ATGGATTTGGTCTCTGGCTACAAG GGGGTTGTTGGGCTTGTTTTTGGCAATGAGAATTCTGCTTCAAACGAAGACAG CTATGTTGAGCGCTTGCTCAACCGTATAAGCAATGGTAAACTGGCGGAGGACAGGAGGAGTGCTATGACCGAGCTTCAGTCTGTTGTAGCAGAAAGTCCAGCTGCCCAGCTTGCATTTGGTGCAATGG GCTTCCCTGTAATTATGGCAGTCTTAAAGGAAGAACGCGATGATGTTGAAATG GTTCGAGGTGCTCTAGAAACTCTTGTAGGTGCCCTGACTCCTATTGAGCATGCAAAAGGGTCAAAGAATGAGGTTCAACCAGCTTTAATGAATACTGATTTGCTTTCCAGAGAAGCGGAtagcatttctcttcttctaagTTTGTTG TCGGAGGAGGATTTCTATGTGCGATATTATACTCTTCAACTTTTGACAGCACTCCTCACAAATTCTACCAATAG GCTACAGGAAGCCATTCTTACCATTCCACGCGGTATAACTCGGCTGATGGATATGCTAATGGATCGTGAG GTTATTCGAAACGAGGCCTTATTGTTGCTTACTTATTTAACCCGTGAAGCGGAG GAGATTCAAAAAATTGTGGTCTTTGAAGGTGCATTCGAGAAGATTTTCAGCATCATCAAAGAGGAAGGAGGTTCAGAGGGTGGTGTCGTTGTGCAG GACTCTCTTGAATTGTTGAACAATCTTCTCCACAATAATGCATCTAATCAG ATACTATTGAGGGAAACTATGGGATTTGACCCCTTATTATCAATTTTGAAGCTACGGGGAAGTACTTACAGTTTCACTCAACAAAAG ACAATTATTCTCCTCAGTGCATTAGAGaccattaatttgttaatggTGGGAGGTCCGGAGGCTGATCCTGGAAAATATGCGAATATGCTGACAAATAAAACCACTCTGGTTCAG aaaaaaatattggatcATCTTCTGATGTTGAGTGTTGAAAGCCAGTGGGCACCAGTAGCTGTCCGTTGCATG GCATTACGATGCATTGGTGATCTGATTGCTGGACATCCCAAGAATATTGATGTCCTTGCAAGCAAAGTTCTTGGAGACGAACCTCAAGTAGAACCTGCTATGAATTCAATTCTTCGAATCCTTTTGCGGTCGTCTAGTATGCAAGAGTTTGTTGCAGCGGATTATGTTTTTAAGAACTTTTGTGAG AAAAATGCCGATGGCCAAACAATGTTAGCATCCACATTGATTCCTCAACCACATTCAATGACTCATGATCCCCTTGAGGAGGATGTGAACATGTCATTTGGAAG CATGCTATTGCGCGGCCTTACTGTGAGTGAAAAGGATGGTGATCTTGAG ACTTGTTGCAGAGCTGCTAGTGTTCTCTCTCATATATTAAAAGACAATATCCAGTGCAAGGAAAGG GTTTTGCGCATCGAACTTGAGGCACCCATGCCATCCATAGGAGCTTCTGAgccactaatgcaccggatggTGAAATATATGGTACTCGCCTCCTCCATGAAAAGTAAAGATGGAATCTCAAGTACATCAGGAAATCTGTATGTTCAACCAATTATCTTGAAATTGCTGGTCACCTGGCTAGCTGAATGCCCTAGTGCAGTGCATTGCTTCTTAGATTCACGTCCCCACCTTACATATCTGCTCGAGTTGGTGTCAAATTCCTCTGCTACGGTATGCATAAGGGGTTTGGCAGCATGTCTCTTGGGAGAATGTGTAATTTACAATAAATCCATTGATAATGGAAAGGATGCATTCACAGTAGTTGATACCATAGGCCAGAAACTTGGGCTTACATCATACTTCATGAAGTTTGATGAGATGCAGAAAAGCTTCCTTTTTACCTCTGCAAAGTCAGCCCAGCCTCGCAAACCTTTGACAAGATCTACTGCTGCTAGTATGGCAGAGATTGAAGATGTTGATGAGAGGAATTTGTCTGATCAGAAAGATTTGGACCATCCGATTCTGTCAGCAATCTTTGACGCTCAATTTGTGAACCTTGTTAAGAGTTTGGAAGCAGATATCAGAGAAAGCGTTGTTGAGGTCTATAGTCACCCAAAGAGCAAGGTGGCAGTGGTGCCAGCAGAATTGGAGCAGAGAAGTGGGGAAAGTGATGGGGAGTATATCAAGCGGCTGAAAGCATTTGTGGAGAAGCAGTGCTCCGAGATACAG gACCTTCTTAGTCGGAATGCACTTTTGGCTGAGGACCTCGCAAAAACAGGTGGAGGTGGTTATTCACAGCCTGAGCAGAGAGCAAGTGGTGCCTTGGATAGAGTCCAGGTGGAGACTCTCCGAAGAGATCTTCAAGAAGCATCTCAACGGTTGGAGATGCTCAAAGCAGAGAAAGCCAATATTGAATCTGAGGCATCCATGTATCAAAATTTAGCTGGGAAGATGGAATCCGATCTGAAGAGCCTATCTGATGCTTATAACAGTCTTGAACAGGCCAACTTCCATCTGGAAAAGGAGGTGAGAGCTATGAAGAGTGGAGAGCCGTCAACGTTTTCAGATGTTGAGGCGATAAGGGCTGAGGCAAGGGAAGAAGCCCAGAAGGAGAGTGAGGCAGAACTGAATGATTTGCTTGTCTGTCTTGGGCAAGAACAGAGCAAGGTTGACAAATTAAGTGCAAGGTTGCTGGAGTTGGGAGAGGACGTTGACAAACTGCTTGAATGTATTGGGGATGAAAGTGGACTGCCTGAAGATGTTGACGAGGAGGAAgattga
- the LOC108982495 gene encoding golgin candidate 6 isoform X2 has protein sequence MDMLMDREVIRNEALLLLTYLTREAEEIQKIVVFEGAFEKIFSIIKEEGGSEGGVVVQDSLELLNNLLHNNASNQILLRETMGFDPLLSILKLRGSTYSFTQQKTIILLSALETINLLMVGGPEADPGKYANMLTNKTTLVQKKILDHLLMLSVESQWAPVAVRCMALRCIGDLIAGHPKNIDVLASKVLGDEPQVEPAMNSILRILLRSSSMQEFVAADYVFKNFCEKNADGQTMLASTLIPQPHSMTHDPLEEDVNMSFGSMLLRGLTVSEKDGDLETCCRAASVLSHILKDNIQCKERVLRIELEAPMPSIGASEPLMHRMVKYMVLASSMKSKDGISSTSGNLYVQPIILKLLVTWLAECPSAVHCFLDSRPHLTYLLELVSNSSATVCIRGLAACLLGECVIYNKSIDNGKDAFTVVDTIGQKLGLTSYFMKFDEMQKSFLFTSAKSAQPRKPLTRSTAASMAEIEDVDERNLSDQKDLDHPILSAIFDAQFVNLVKSLEADIRESVVEVYSHPKSKVAVVPAELEQRSGESDGEYIKRLKAFVEKQCSEIQDLLSRNALLAEDLAKTGGGGYSQPEQRASGALDRVQVETLRRDLQEASQRLEMLKAEKANIESEASMYQNLAGKMESDLKSLSDAYNSLEQANFHLEKEVRAMKSGEPSTFSDVEAIRAEAREEAQKESEAELNDLLVCLGQEQSKVDKLSARLLELGEDVDKLLECIGDESGLPEDVDEEED, from the exons ATGGATATGCTAATGGATCGTGAG GTTATTCGAAACGAGGCCTTATTGTTGCTTACTTATTTAACCCGTGAAGCGGAG GAGATTCAAAAAATTGTGGTCTTTGAAGGTGCATTCGAGAAGATTTTCAGCATCATCAAAGAGGAAGGAGGTTCAGAGGGTGGTGTCGTTGTGCAG GACTCTCTTGAATTGTTGAACAATCTTCTCCACAATAATGCATCTAATCAG ATACTATTGAGGGAAACTATGGGATTTGACCCCTTATTATCAATTTTGAAGCTACGGGGAAGTACTTACAGTTTCACTCAACAAAAG ACAATTATTCTCCTCAGTGCATTAGAGaccattaatttgttaatggTGGGAGGTCCGGAGGCTGATCCTGGAAAATATGCGAATATGCTGACAAATAAAACCACTCTGGTTCAG aaaaaaatattggatcATCTTCTGATGTTGAGTGTTGAAAGCCAGTGGGCACCAGTAGCTGTCCGTTGCATG GCATTACGATGCATTGGTGATCTGATTGCTGGACATCCCAAGAATATTGATGTCCTTGCAAGCAAAGTTCTTGGAGACGAACCTCAAGTAGAACCTGCTATGAATTCAATTCTTCGAATCCTTTTGCGGTCGTCTAGTATGCAAGAGTTTGTTGCAGCGGATTATGTTTTTAAGAACTTTTGTGAG AAAAATGCCGATGGCCAAACAATGTTAGCATCCACATTGATTCCTCAACCACATTCAATGACTCATGATCCCCTTGAGGAGGATGTGAACATGTCATTTGGAAG CATGCTATTGCGCGGCCTTACTGTGAGTGAAAAGGATGGTGATCTTGAG ACTTGTTGCAGAGCTGCTAGTGTTCTCTCTCATATATTAAAAGACAATATCCAGTGCAAGGAAAGG GTTTTGCGCATCGAACTTGAGGCACCCATGCCATCCATAGGAGCTTCTGAgccactaatgcaccggatggTGAAATATATGGTACTCGCCTCCTCCATGAAAAGTAAAGATGGAATCTCAAGTACATCAGGAAATCTGTATGTTCAACCAATTATCTTGAAATTGCTGGTCACCTGGCTAGCTGAATGCCCTAGTGCAGTGCATTGCTTCTTAGATTCACGTCCCCACCTTACATATCTGCTCGAGTTGGTGTCAAATTCCTCTGCTACGGTATGCATAAGGGGTTTGGCAGCATGTCTCTTGGGAGAATGTGTAATTTACAATAAATCCATTGATAATGGAAAGGATGCATTCACAGTAGTTGATACCATAGGCCAGAAACTTGGGCTTACATCATACTTCATGAAGTTTGATGAGATGCAGAAAAGCTTCCTTTTTACCTCTGCAAAGTCAGCCCAGCCTCGCAAACCTTTGACAAGATCTACTGCTGCTAGTATGGCAGAGATTGAAGATGTTGATGAGAGGAATTTGTCTGATCAGAAAGATTTGGACCATCCGATTCTGTCAGCAATCTTTGACGCTCAATTTGTGAACCTTGTTAAGAGTTTGGAAGCAGATATCAGAGAAAGCGTTGTTGAGGTCTATAGTCACCCAAAGAGCAAGGTGGCAGTGGTGCCAGCAGAATTGGAGCAGAGAAGTGGGGAAAGTGATGGGGAGTATATCAAGCGGCTGAAAGCATTTGTGGAGAAGCAGTGCTCCGAGATACAG gACCTTCTTAGTCGGAATGCACTTTTGGCTGAGGACCTCGCAAAAACAGGTGGAGGTGGTTATTCACAGCCTGAGCAGAGAGCAAGTGGTGCCTTGGATAGAGTCCAGGTGGAGACTCTCCGAAGAGATCTTCAAGAAGCATCTCAACGGTTGGAGATGCTCAAAGCAGAGAAAGCCAATATTGAATCTGAGGCATCCATGTATCAAAATTTAGCTGGGAAGATGGAATCCGATCTGAAGAGCCTATCTGATGCTTATAACAGTCTTGAACAGGCCAACTTCCATCTGGAAAAGGAGGTGAGAGCTATGAAGAGTGGAGAGCCGTCAACGTTTTCAGATGTTGAGGCGATAAGGGCTGAGGCAAGGGAAGAAGCCCAGAAGGAGAGTGAGGCAGAACTGAATGATTTGCTTGTCTGTCTTGGGCAAGAACAGAGCAAGGTTGACAAATTAAGTGCAAGGTTGCTGGAGTTGGGAGAGGACGTTGACAAACTGCTTGAATGTATTGGGGATGAAAGTGGACTGCCTGAAGATGTTGACGAGGAGGAAgattga